From a region of the Thermincola ferriacetica genome:
- a CDS encoding S-layer homology domain-containing protein: MKTKKFWAVLTSLALVVTFLLPGIAFAAGDNDYQIIFGIQQKVSESVYNKEVDKGNGQAGQKEQLKENNKQQGKNRERNQIKNQVRKKMPDIANHWAKKNIERLNLEGVVRGYANGTFQPNKPVTMAEVITMVVKALGYEDEAQAKMDATLPYNNMAAVPKWAVGYVAVAIDKNLIDPSVHFQPNRAASRIAVTTILVKALGIDPGEDAVQAAVYFSDTNTLDETSKEYLILAVLNDLIKGYDDKTFKPNKPVTRAEMATLLGLLEDKLGTCLKNGRVKGILVSVDAANAIISVASNVTDSVYDSVYDSVYKEVKDYKVIDEAAIYRNGQPAELGDLEAGDRVLLLLNAEGNVAYLEAKEFTADKKYIGGEVTAIDTANKKLELLRFGVLKVTYNVSEDAKVIVDDKEADLEDIGVGDQVKVELNADGVAIKIIK, translated from the coding sequence ATGAAAACAAAAAAGTTTTGGGCGGTTTTGACATCCTTGGCGCTGGTGGTGACCTTTTTGCTACCGGGGATAGCATTTGCTGCCGGGGACAATGATTACCAGATAATATTTGGAATTCAGCAAAAGGTTAGTGAGTCAGTTTACAACAAGGAAGTTGACAAGGGAAATGGTCAGGCCGGTCAGAAGGAACAATTAAAAGAGAACAATAAGCAGCAGGGTAAGAACCGGGAAAGAAATCAAATAAAAAACCAAGTGAGGAAAAAGATGCCCGATATTGCCAACCATTGGGCCAAGAAAAATATTGAGAGATTGAACCTGGAAGGTGTAGTCCGCGGTTATGCCAACGGCACGTTCCAGCCCAATAAGCCGGTAACCATGGCCGAAGTAATAACCATGGTTGTAAAAGCACTGGGATATGAGGATGAAGCACAGGCCAAAATGGATGCCACATTGCCGTATAACAATATGGCAGCTGTCCCCAAGTGGGCAGTGGGATATGTAGCCGTGGCCATCGATAAGAATTTAATTGACCCTTCTGTCCATTTTCAACCGAATAGAGCAGCATCCCGCATAGCTGTAACCACTATCCTGGTTAAAGCCCTTGGCATAGACCCCGGCGAGGATGCTGTTCAGGCGGCCGTATATTTCTCTGATACCAATACATTAGATGAAACCAGCAAAGAGTACTTAATTTTGGCGGTACTTAACGATTTGATCAAGGGTTACGACGACAAAACCTTTAAGCCCAATAAACCCGTAACACGGGCCGAGATGGCTACGCTCCTGGGGCTCTTGGAGGATAAATTGGGAACCTGTTTGAAAAATGGCCGGGTGAAAGGCATTCTGGTATCGGTAGACGCGGCAAATGCAATAATCAGTGTGGCCTCCAATGTAACTGATTCTGTTTACGATTCTGTTTATGATTCTGTTTATAAAGAAGTTAAAGATTATAAGGTTATTGACGAAGCCGCAATTTACAGAAACGGGCAGCCTGCTGAGCTGGGAGACCTTGAAGCAGGCGACAGGGTCTTGCTGCTGTTGAATGCTGAAGGAAATGTGGCCTATCTGGAGGCTAAAGAGTTTACGGCGGACAAGAAGTATATCGGAGGAGAGGTCACAGCCATTGACACTGCCAATAAGAAACTGGAACTCCTTAGGTTTGGAGTACTTAAGGTTACATACAACGTTTCCGAAGATGCAAAAGTTATTGTGGACGATAAAGAAGCTGATCTCGAGGATATTGGCGTTGGCGACCAGGTGAAGGTAGAGTTGAATGCAGACGGAGTTGCAATCAAAATAATCAAATAA
- the sigI gene encoding RNA polymerase sigma-I factor: MAYDSHQKLIDSIKKIKNGDLAARDQLLNEYRPFIWKVASGICKRSLTWGVDDELSVALIAFNDALDAYEPGKNVSFLTYSRVIILNRLKDLFRKQAKLSNEVPFETELENGEIFNPADTKAAWEEYQNKTIEDERQEELERYEKLIRDFGIEFEDLVECSPKHRDSRETLFTVARTLVNNKELMDHLLFRKQLPLNSLQDLTGVNRKTLERGRKFIIATALALYFKEDFIYLYSYINFK; the protein is encoded by the coding sequence ATGGCCTACGATTCCCACCAGAAACTGATTGATTCGATCAAAAAAATTAAAAATGGCGATCTGGCCGCCAGAGACCAACTGCTGAACGAGTATCGTCCCTTTATCTGGAAAGTTGCATCAGGCATTTGTAAACGCTCCCTGACCTGGGGAGTTGATGACGAACTGAGCGTTGCTCTTATCGCCTTTAACGATGCTCTGGATGCCTATGAACCGGGCAAAAACGTTTCTTTTCTGACCTACTCCAGAGTGATAATACTAAACCGTTTGAAGGATTTGTTCCGGAAGCAAGCAAAACTGTCCAACGAGGTACCTTTTGAGACAGAGTTGGAAAACGGCGAAATTTTTAACCCGGCAGACACCAAGGCCGCCTGGGAAGAATATCAAAATAAAACGATTGAAGATGAACGCCAGGAAGAACTGGAACGTTATGAAAAACTAATCAGGGATTTTGGAATTGAATTCGAAGACCTGGTGGAATGTTCTCCAAAACACCGGGACTCAAGGGAAACCTTGTTTACAGTAGCCCGGACCCTGGTGAATAATAAGGAATTGATGGATCACCTGCTTTTTAGAAAACAACTTCCGTTAAACAGCTTGCAGGATCTAACCGGGGTAAACAGAAAAACCCTGGAACGAGGGCGCAAATTCATTATTGCTACGGCTTTAGCGCTGTACTTTAAGGAAGATTTTATCTATCTTTACTCTTATATAAACTTCAAATAA
- a CDS encoding DUF3147 family protein, protein MQEITFLGVLLRFVLGGGSVAAAYLLGKKVGGRFGGIFAAFPGVFLASVISVGAGKDLHLANHLVLQVSKGALVGMVANIIACLVAGWLIPRTGYKKGLVYTFFVWAFTGAAIIAALRF, encoded by the coding sequence ATGCAGGAAATTACTTTTTTGGGCGTTTTACTCAGATTTGTTTTAGGCGGCGGCAGTGTTGCCGCCGCATATCTCTTGGGGAAAAAGGTCGGAGGCAGGTTTGGGGGTATTTTTGCCGCTTTCCCCGGGGTTTTTCTGGCATCAGTCATTTCGGTGGGAGCGGGCAAAGACCTTCATTTAGCTAATCATCTGGTACTGCAGGTTTCAAAAGGAGCCTTGGTCGGAATGGTGGCCAATATTATCGCATGTCTGGTGGCTGGTTGGCTTATCCCCCGGACTGGGTATAAAAAGGGCCTGGTTTATACTTTCTTTGTTTGGGCTTTTACCGGCGCAGCCATTATCGCAGCTTTACGTTTCTGA
- a CDS encoding phosphonate ABC transporter ATP-binding protein, producing the protein MEGTATFNPEIIRANNLVKIYATGVTGLNGLNLSISRGEMVGILGASGSGKTTFFRLLNGSITPTRGELFVLGKRLGRLPYKSLQKLRSRMALVYQNHNIIPGLTVAQNVLMGRLGKVSLLRAVRMALLQTNKELEDIHHVLDQLGLADKMFHHATDLSGGQQQRVAIARALFSDAEIILADEPIASVDYKTAETVLTLLKNLNRDKQTTIIMNLHQQDFALNFCPRVVVLDKGNLVYDGPPENWICGGRKNIVSGK; encoded by the coding sequence ATGGAAGGAACAGCTACTTTTAATCCAGAGATAATCAGGGCAAATAACCTGGTGAAGATCTACGCAACAGGAGTAACAGGCCTTAATGGTCTGAACCTGAGCATATCCCGGGGAGAAATGGTGGGAATACTCGGGGCCAGCGGTTCCGGGAAAACCACCTTTTTCCGGTTGCTCAACGGGTCTATTACCCCAACGAGGGGGGAACTTTTTGTCTTGGGGAAACGCCTTGGCCGTCTCCCTTACAAATCACTGCAGAAATTGCGCTCCCGGATGGCCCTGGTTTACCAGAATCATAATATTATACCCGGTTTGACGGTAGCCCAGAATGTACTAATGGGGAGACTGGGAAAAGTTTCTCTTCTACGGGCGGTCAGGATGGCTCTTTTACAAACAAATAAAGAACTTGAAGATATACACCATGTGCTCGACCAGTTAGGACTGGCTGATAAAATGTTTCACCACGCCACAGATCTTTCCGGGGGCCAGCAACAACGTGTGGCTATTGCCAGGGCTTTATTTAGTGATGCAGAGATTATCCTGGCAGATGAACCGATTGCGTCCGTCGATTATAAGACAGCAGAAACGGTCCTTACCCTCTTAAAGAATCTTAACCGGGATAAACAGACCACTATTATAATGAACCTGCACCAACAAGACTTTGCCCTTAACTTTTGCCCCCGGGTAGTGGTTCTTGATAAGGGGAATCTGGTTTATGACGGGCCGCCGGAAAATTGGATTTGTGGAGGGAGAAAGAATATTGTTTCCGGAAAATAG
- a CDS encoding anti-sigma factor domain-containing protein translates to MTGQRGLIVKIKGSHCIVVTADGIYKEIPLPTTPVRVGSEIYFNERTRRHLIRPVALAASIIVLLFSLALLRSVVTPQPAAFVSLDINPSIELAVNQNLQVIATESYNPDGAKLLENVRLKGINLNQAVRTLVNEATRKHYLSPDREGMIVATIAQSLAEKIINNEALNNELAGATKINNVKARILVYEVDETLRQSAREQGLTAGKYLVFRQAQAAGIKVRAGDIKTKSIRSFIEAYKINLLPNNKIIVLKKLKNLPGETIELDNLLQNQKYLPNNEKVRNTNGREMTEVTEKPTGIQNQPIFPNSNNNGHPGARSGNPKTKGNNSQKGQQKNQNPTPAKDRELNLPRQKKQVNDKKTDLQPVENTKTNRAQDSSPGSTPGSGTSGNAVTPPADHGNTGSDSPGPANGSGKSGTGSSSGSSGSGPLGPGGSGSSGGSGGSGGRTR, encoded by the coding sequence ATGACTGGGCAAAGAGGATTAATAGTTAAAATTAAGGGTTCTCACTGCATTGTAGTTACGGCAGACGGCATTTACAAAGAAATTCCCCTGCCTACAACCCCTGTCAGGGTTGGGTCTGAAATTTACTTTAACGAAAGGACCCGGCGGCATTTAATAAGACCCGTCGCGCTGGCAGCCTCGATTATTGTTTTACTTTTTTCTTTAGCTTTACTGCGTTCTGTCGTTACACCCCAACCGGCTGCTTTCGTGTCGCTGGATATTAACCCGAGCATTGAACTGGCCGTTAATCAAAATCTCCAGGTAATCGCCACGGAAAGCTATAACCCTGACGGAGCAAAATTGCTCGAAAATGTTCGGCTTAAAGGAATAAACTTAAACCAGGCTGTCCGCACGCTTGTTAACGAGGCCACCAGAAAACATTACCTGTCGCCTGACCGTGAAGGTATGATTGTAGCCACTATTGCCCAGTCCCTTGCCGAAAAAATTATAAATAATGAAGCATTGAACAACGAACTGGCCGGAGCAACCAAAATAAATAACGTTAAAGCCAGGATTCTGGTGTATGAAGTTGATGAAACTTTGCGCCAGTCAGCCAGAGAGCAGGGACTTACAGCAGGAAAATACCTGGTTTTTCGCCAGGCACAGGCCGCCGGTATAAAGGTCCGGGCCGGCGATATAAAAACCAAAAGTATCCGTAGTTTTATAGAAGCCTATAAAATCAACCTGCTGCCCAACAATAAAATAATCGTCCTGAAAAAATTGAAAAACCTCCCCGGAGAAACCATCGAGCTCGATAACCTGTTACAAAACCAAAAATACTTGCCAAACAATGAAAAGGTCAGAAACACCAACGGGCGGGAAATGACCGAAGTTACCGAAAAGCCGACGGGCATACAAAATCAGCCGATTTTTCCCAACAGTAATAATAACGGTCATCCGGGGGCCCGGTCAGGTAATCCCAAGACCAAGGGCAACAATTCACAAAAAGGCCAACAGAAAAATCAAAATCCAACTCCCGCCAAAGACAGGGAACTCAACCTGCCCAGGCAAAAAAAGCAGGTAAACGACAAGAAAACCGATCTGCAACCGGTAGAAAATACAAAAACTAATAGGGCACAGGATTCCTCCCCGGGGAGTACCCCTGGTAGCGGAACAAGCGGGAATGCGGTGACGCCACCGGCAGACCACGGCAATACAGGTTCGGACTCCCCAGGTCCTGCAAATGGCAGCGGAAAATCAGGTACTGGAAGTTCTTCCGGCTCTTCTGGTTCCGGCCCTTTAGGTCCCGGCGGTTCCGGTTCTTCCGGCGGCTCAGGTGGTTCTGGAGGAAGGACAAGATAA
- a CDS encoding DUF3147 family protein, whose protein sequence is MKSKLISDNLAEILTRFSLGGLAVVGCYLLSFVIPWKIVAGLFAAFPAVMIASVALTGRRDGDKMAGEVAQGAVAGMIGCALCVIAAIFFIRWTGKWLLGIGLSVPVWVISSMTVNRLQEKFYSIRMKRKAI, encoded by the coding sequence GTGAAAAGTAAACTTATAAGTGATAACCTGGCAGAAATTTTAACAAGGTTTAGTCTGGGAGGTCTTGCTGTTGTAGGATGCTATTTATTGTCTTTCGTTATTCCGTGGAAAATCGTAGCTGGGCTTTTTGCTGCTTTTCCGGCTGTCATGATAGCTTCTGTGGCTTTAACTGGAAGAAGGGATGGCGATAAAATGGCGGGGGAAGTAGCCCAGGGTGCGGTAGCGGGAATGATAGGGTGCGCTTTATGTGTTATTGCCGCTATATTTTTTATCAGGTGGACAGGTAAATGGCTGCTGGGCATCGGTTTGTCTGTACCTGTCTGGGTAATAAGTTCCATGACCGTCAACCGTTTACAGGAAAAATTCTATAGCATCAGGATGAAAAGGAAGGCCATATAA
- the phnD gene encoding phosphate/phosphite/phosphonate ABC transporter substrate-binding protein produces MKTLLKIICLTVLVLAFGMLLIGCSGKTVNSSSEKKAAITKVLRVGLVPNQAPDKIKAKYEPFKDYLSSKLGMKVELFVANNYAGVVEAMASNKLDMAYFGGLTYVQARQKVPVHPIVTEVDSETKTTKYYSLIIAPADSPVKTLADLKGKIFAFGDISSTSGSLYPRIMLDKAGLKVPDDFANVIYTGKHDATALAVQNGKVDAGGLEGRILNRLITEGKIDKSKIKVLAKSDYIEGYPWVVLDSMDKELENKIINAFLTMNDKKLLKLMNAVRYEKVTAEDYKYIEEQAARLGLLK; encoded by the coding sequence ATGAAAACTTTATTGAAAATTATTTGTTTGACAGTTTTAGTACTTGCCTTCGGCATGTTATTAATTGGCTGTTCCGGCAAGACGGTAAATAGTAGTTCCGAAAAAAAAGCTGCCATAACAAAGGTTTTACGGGTTGGATTAGTTCCTAATCAGGCTCCGGATAAAATCAAAGCCAAATATGAACCTTTTAAGGATTACCTTTCCAGCAAACTGGGCATGAAAGTTGAACTATTTGTCGCCAACAACTATGCCGGGGTTGTAGAAGCCATGGCAAGCAATAAACTGGATATGGCCTATTTCGGCGGTCTTACCTATGTCCAGGCCAGGCAAAAGGTTCCGGTACACCCCATCGTTACCGAAGTGGACAGTGAAACAAAAACTACCAAGTATTACAGCCTTATTATTGCCCCGGCAGATAGTCCGGTGAAGACCCTGGCTGACCTAAAGGGCAAAATCTTTGCCTTTGGAGACATCAGTTCTACCTCAGGGTCCCTCTATCCCCGTATAATGCTTGACAAAGCAGGCCTTAAGGTACCTGATGATTTTGCCAATGTCATATACACCGGAAAACATGATGCTACTGCCCTGGCCGTCCAGAACGGGAAAGTAGATGCCGGCGGTCTGGAAGGCAGGATACTGAACAGGCTTATTACTGAAGGAAAAATTGATAAAAGTAAAATAAAGGTTTTAGCTAAATCTGACTACATAGAAGGCTATCCCTGGGTAGTTCTCGATTCAATGGACAAAGAACTGGAGAATAAAATAATTAACGCCTTTCTGACCATGAATGACAAAAAACTGCTTAAACTAATGAACGCTGTAAGGTACGAAAAGGTCACTGCCGAGGATTACAAGTATATTGAAGAACAGGCAGCCCGGTTAGGCCTTCTTAAATAA
- a CDS encoding metal-dependent hydrolase, translating to MDPVTHFLVGTVIAGISGEKLSISDPLYLSTVLGSLMPDMDIVYQLRGHIAYLKNHRGMSHSVPGLICNAGLIALAVYLLSGYRFVALFAWALLGGLSHVFLDVLNSYGAQVLWPLSKKKYSLNLLVLFDPVLAGLCLAALFWPGSFPRVSLVILVLTVIYLLFRLYMRHSVFLFLSEQYREQDIERIIVMPAMVSLWDWSFLVETRNKYIVGEAKWLSFETGIRRVLEKVPHNHIIQKALYSKIGRLFQSFTPYYHIHYYQDGENHVVCFADLRYFVRDDFLHNAKVVLSRECEIAEAVFQPYSKKHNLSF from the coding sequence ATGGATCCTGTGACACATTTTCTGGTAGGTACCGTAATCGCCGGTATTTCCGGCGAAAAGCTTTCGATATCTGATCCCTTGTATCTTTCAACGGTGCTAGGCTCTTTAATGCCGGACATGGATATAGTTTACCAGTTGCGGGGACATATAGCTTATCTAAAAAACCACCGGGGCATGTCCCATTCCGTGCCGGGCCTGATATGTAATGCCGGTCTGATTGCCTTGGCGGTATACCTGTTATCCGGATACAGGTTTGTTGCTTTGTTTGCCTGGGCTTTATTGGGCGGGCTTTCCCATGTTTTTCTTGACGTGCTTAACTCCTATGGAGCCCAGGTATTATGGCCGTTGAGCAAAAAAAAGTATTCTCTTAACCTGCTGGTGCTTTTCGACCCGGTTCTGGCAGGCCTTTGTTTGGCCGCTCTATTCTGGCCGGGCAGCTTTCCCCGGGTTTCCTTGGTCATATTGGTTTTAACGGTAATTTATTTGTTATTCAGATTGTACATGAGGCATTCTGTTTTTCTGTTTCTGAGTGAACAATACAGGGAACAGGATATTGAGCGCATTATTGTCATGCCGGCTATGGTTAGCCTGTGGGACTGGAGTTTTCTGGTGGAAACAAGAAACAAGTATATTGTTGGAGAAGCAAAGTGGTTGTCTTTTGAAACGGGCATTAGGAGAGTATTGGAAAAAGTGCCCCACAACCATATTATTCAAAAGGCCTTATATTCAAAGATTGGCCGCTTGTTTCAAAGCTTTACTCCCTATTATCATATCCATTACTATCAGGATGGGGAAAACCATGTGGTCTGTTTTGCTGATTTGCGTTATTTTGTGCGGGATGACTTTTTGCACAACGCCAAGGTTGTGTTAAGCCGGGAATGTGAAATTGCTGAAGCGGTGTTTCAACCCTACAGCAAAAAGCATAACCTGTCATTCTAG
- the phnE gene encoding phosphonate ABC transporter, permease protein PhnE: MFPENRLSQQRKISYLNLFLILLFLFLFTWSAKATRFNPAAFTDPANLTGIGRFVSGLWPIEHSPEFLKNTGILLVETIEISVVGTVLAVVFAIPLTLGATRLRGEEFSRSSRGTLYWLGRWSVYYGSRFILNLCRGIPELLWALIFVVAVGLGPFPGVLALAAHSTGVLGKLYAEILESVDQRLVETGRATGASELAILLFVKIPASLPVLLSYTLFRWECNMRAATVLGFVGAGGIGTQLTISMQLFAYDEVSTLVLAILGLIFLVDIVGQVIRTRILDHSVRCNSDLLS; encoded by the coding sequence TTGTTTCCGGAAAATAGACTCAGCCAGCAAAGAAAAATCAGCTACCTGAATCTGTTTTTAATCCTCCTTTTTCTCTTTTTGTTTACCTGGAGCGCCAAAGCCACTCGTTTCAATCCGGCGGCTTTCACTGACCCTGCGAACTTGACCGGCATCGGGCGTTTTGTCTCCGGGCTGTGGCCCATTGAACATAGTCCTGAATTCCTAAAGAACACTGGCATCCTTCTTGTTGAAACTATAGAGATTTCCGTAGTTGGTACAGTACTGGCAGTAGTATTTGCCATCCCTTTAACCCTTGGAGCAACTAGGTTAAGGGGTGAAGAGTTTTCCAGGAGTAGCCGCGGCACTTTATACTGGCTGGGAAGATGGTCGGTCTACTATGGGTCACGATTTATTCTCAATCTATGCCGAGGAATTCCCGAATTGCTCTGGGCGCTTATCTTTGTAGTTGCGGTTGGCTTGGGCCCTTTCCCGGGGGTACTGGCTTTAGCTGCCCATAGCACCGGGGTACTGGGCAAGCTTTATGCTGAAATACTGGAATCAGTAGACCAGCGGCTGGTGGAAACAGGACGGGCAACAGGGGCAAGTGAGTTGGCAATCCTTTTATTTGTGAAAATCCCGGCTAGCCTTCCCGTATTGCTCTCATATACTTTATTCAGGTGGGAATGTAACATGCGGGCGGCCACTGTCCTGGGGTTTGTTGGCGCCGGAGGAATTGGCACTCAGCTCACTATCAGTATGCAGCTCTTCGCCTATGATGAAGTATCCACCTTAGTTTTGGCCATTTTGGGTTTGATTTTCCTCGTTGATATTGTCGGACAGGTAATAAGGACACGCATCCTGGACCATTCCGTCAGGTGTAACAGCGATTTGTTGTCATAG